The genomic window GTACGAGTCAGGCCCTCTCCACGTGCACGGCCCCGTCGACCTGATCCACCTGTCCCACGCGGCCTGACCCGCACTACTGCACCGGCCAGAGATCCAGGCGCACGTCAGCCCACCCACCGATCGACTGCTCCAGGAAGCGGTGTAGTTCCCGGCCCTCCCGGGCATAGGCGGCGGCGTCCTCAGCCGTCTTCCACCCGTCCTCGTAGTGGAACCGCACTTCGAAATGCTCCTGCCACGCACTGATCCGGTCAGCGAGTCCCACCGGAAGATCGAAATCGGCCGGATCCATGGCGCCGTCCTCCCACAACGGCCAGCCGACGCCATAGTCACTCATCAGCCGAATCAGCCGCCGCTCCGTCACCCGGCCAGGCTATCGCCGCCACGCCCGCGCGGCGTCACCGAGTGGCATCCCGGCCGGACGGCTGAAGCCATCGAGACGCATGTGTCTTTACCGTGCCCACATGCGGCTTGCACCGATCCTCGCCGAGATCCTGGCCGGTCAGCGTGCTGATCACCAGGAGAGGATGCCACGCGGGTCCGGGGCCGGTGGGACCGCATCGGGGACTCCGGAGGGTCCCCCGGCCCTCGGTGACCCGGCTGGTCAGGCCGGGGCGAACGACTGCGCGGCGAGCCAGTCGCTGAAGGTGACCGTGCCACGGGGGCCCGGTCCGGTCGGCAGGAGACCGCCGCTGCTCATGCCGCCGGGGAGGTACACCGGCAGCACCGGGCGACGGCGGGCTCCACCGGCGGCGATCAGGCGGCGGGCCATGTCGGTCAGGGCTTCGGTGCGCGGTCCGGCCAGTTCGGGGGCCATTCCCTGGGGCCGATCCTGAGCGATGTCGGCCAGGGCGGCCGCTGCCTCACGTACCGCAACGGGCTGGATCTTGCCGGACGGGACCACCGCGACCGGACCGGGAACCCCGGCCAGAAGCTGCCCGGCGAAGTCGTGGAACTGGGTGGCCCGCAGGATCGTCCACGGCACCGGGCCGCTGCGGACGATCTCCTCCTGCCGCAGCTTGCCCGCGTAGTAGGGGTTCTTCACCCGGTCCACACCGACGATCGACAGGGTGATCAGGTGCTGGACCCCGGCCCGGTCCGCGGCGGCGAGCAGGTGGCGGCCGGCCTGGTCGAAGAAGGCGATCGCGGCGGCCTTGTTCATGGTGTTCACATTGCTGGCGTCGATGACCGCGTCCGCTCCGGCCAGTGCCGCGTCCAGCCCCGACCCGGTCTTCAGGTCGACCCCGGCGGCGCGGGCCAGTGTCACCGCTGTGTGCCCGCCCGCTTCGAGCGCCGCCACCACCAGCCGTCCGGCCAGGCCCGTGCCACCGGCAACCGCAATCCTCATGGTCGTTCCCATCCTCGTAGACGCTGTACGAGAAGAAGACGACGTGGCCCGCCGCATTGTGACGACGGTTTACGGCTTTCGCGCCACCACCCCGAACAGCGAGGCCTCGACCGGGGTCGGCTGCTCGTCGTCGGTGGGGTCGGGGCGCCACTCGCTGATCGCCGAGATGCCCGGTTCGACCAGTTCCAGGGCAACGACGAATTCTTCGACCTGGGTACGGGTACGCGGGTGTACGTCCGAACGCCCGGACCGTAACGCCTCGTCCCAGTTCGCCTTCAGTTCCGGCGTCAGCAAGTCGGTGGTGGCGAGTGTCATCACCAGGTGACTGCCGGACGGGAGGGCGTCGAGCAGAGTGCGGACCGCGGTGACCGCCTGTTCCTGCGACGGCAGGAAGTGCACCACCGCCACCAGGATCAGCCCGACCGGTTTCGACAGGTCGAGGATCTCCAGCCCGGCCAGGATCCGCTCCGGTTCACGCAGGTCCGCCTCGATGTACCGGGTCTGTCCCTCGTCCGCACTGGTCAGCAGCGCCCGCGCGTGCACCATCACCATCGGGTCGTGGTCGACGTAGACGATCCGGCTGTCCGGGGCGATCCGCTGCGCCACCTCGTGGGTGTTGTCGGCGGTCGGCAGCCCGGTGCCGACGTCGAGGAACTGCCGGATCCCGGCCTCGGCGGTGAGGTACCCGACGGCGCGGCGCAGGAAGGCGCGGTTGGCGCGGGCCGCGATCCGGGCCGCGGGGTACGACTTGGCCAGCAGGTCACCCGACTCGCGGTCGGCGGCGAAGTTGTCCTTGCCGCCGAGCCAGTAGTTGTAGCGGCGGGCCGGATGCGCCACTCCGGTGTCGAGCCTGTCGAAGGTCACGGCGGAGATCCTAATCAGACGGGCGGGGGTGTGAACCCCCGCCCGTCCACTACTAACCGTCGATGCCGTGGACCGGCGGAACCGTCAGGGTCCGCTGCTCCGGGGTGCCGCCGAGGATGACCTCACGCAGCGCCGTGTTGTTGGTGGTGCTCAGCTCGGCGAGCTTGCGCTCCGGGTTGGCCAGCACCTCGATGTAGTAGGTGCCGTTCGGCAGATCGGTGATCTCGAACGACTGGCCGGGACGATCCTGGGTGTACGTGTCACCGCTGCCGATGTCGAGCACCTCCCGGACCGCGACGACGGTGTCCGCGCCGCAGGACGTCTCGAGGGAGGTGTTCTCCGGCCGCCACTTCGCCCCGGTGATGGTGTAGTCCACCGAGTCGGTGTTGGCCAGGCAGAACGCCTCCTTGCCGCTGCGCACCGCGAGCACCTTGTCGGCGGCGAGCAGGTTGTACTGGGCGAAGTCGGTGAAGTGCCAGTGCTTGTGGCCCTCCCGCGCGTCCCACTCCATGGTGCCCGCCTGTTTCGAGCCGACCTGGTTGCCCTTGGCGTCGAAGAAGTACTGGTAGGCGTCCATCAGCCCGGCGTCGGTGCCGGACCGGCGGAAGCCGTCGACCAGCAGCGGGGAGGTTCCGGCGTTCCAGACGGTGGCGCCGAAGTTGATGAACGTCTTCCCCTCCTCCTCCGACAGCGAGATGCCCCAGGCCGGCAGTGACCGCAGGTCCGGCTTCGGGCCGGCGGCCGGGGCTGCCTTCAGGGTGTTCGCCGGGCGCTTCGCAGGCGCGCGGAACTCCGGCAGGTACGACGACACCTGGCGGGCGGCGTCACCCTGACCTGCGTGCAGGGCGTGCTCGTCCTCCAGCGGCGGGGCCGACGACGGCTCCTGAGTGGTGTCCGCCTTGCGGGCCGCGAGCAGGCCCGCCTCACCGGAACGGGACTCGTCGACGACCGTGACGGCCACGGTGGCGGTGGACGAGGCGGCCGGAATGCCGAACAGCTGCTGGTACGCCGGGTTCACGGTGGCCGTGGCGGTGTACTTGCCGGGCGCCAGGTCGAACTCGGGGATCTTGCCGTCGTACTCGGGCTGGTCCGGCACGTCGGAGCTCCAGCCGGCCTGCACACCCCAGACCTGGCCGAGCGTGAACGGGTTGTAGCCGCCGCAGCTGGTCGGGTACGGGTTGGTGGCCGGGGCGTCCGGCCGGGTGCGGGCGGACCCCCACGAGTTGCCGCAGAACGCCGTCGTGTACTCGGTGACCGGCTTACCGGCCTCGTCCACGATGGTGATCTTCGTGAAGTCCTTGAGACCCCAGAAGTCGGTGACGGTGCCGGCCGGCAGAGCCACCTTCTTCTTCTTGCCGTTCTGGACGACGGTCCGCTCGGCGGTGATCGGCTTGTCGTAGCCGGTGCGCTTGGCCCAGACCTCGAACGCGTCCTGGCCGGCGACCACGTGCAGGCCCAGGTTGAACGAGAGCCAGGTTTCGCCGTCGTACTCGTACCGTTCGGCGGTGACCGCGCTGGTCGCGGCCCGGAACTGCAGGGCCGGCGGGGCGGCGGCGGCCTGGGCCACGCCCACTCCGGCTGCGGTCAGAGCGAGTGTGCCGGTCACGGCACCCAAGGTCAGCAGGCGGGAACGTAGACGACGATGGTTCGTCGGATCGGTCATGCTGTCCTTTCGTCGGGCGGCCGGCGGTGACCCCGGCCGCTGACCGATCATCCAAATCGGACACCTATGAATTTCCTGTGAAATAGACACCCGTTGGCACGAACCCGGGAGAGACGTACGATTTCTGGGAGCGCTCCCACATCCCCTGAAGGAGCTTCCCCGTGAACCGTTCCCTCCACGCCCTGTTCGCCGCCGGCCTCCTCGCCACGGCCGGGCTCACCGCCCTCACCCTGAGCGAACCCGCCCGGGCCGACGCCCAGATCTGCGAGCAGTACGGCTACACCACCATCGGCGGCCGCTACCTCGTGATGAACAACCGCTGGGGCACCACCGCCGAGCAGTGCATCGACGTCACGAACACCGGCTTCACCATCACCAGCCAGCAGGGCACCGGCAACACCAGCGGCGCCCCGGTGTCGTACCCGGCGGTCTACTTCGGCTGCCACTACACCCGGTGCTCCCCCGGCACCAACCTGCCGCTGCGGGTCAGCGCGATCACCAGCGCCACCAGCAGCGTGAGCTACAACTTCGTCTCCGGCGCGACCTACAACGCGTCGTACGACATCTGGCTCGACCCCGCGCCCAAGACCGACGGGGTGAACGCCCAGGAGATCATGATCTGGTTCAACCGGCAGGGTTCGATCCAGCCGATCGGCTCCCGCGTCGGCACCACCACCATCGGCGGCAGGTCGTTCGAGGTGTGGCAGGGCAGCAACGGCGCCAACGCGGTGGTGTCCTATCTGGCCACCACCGCGATCAGCAGCTGGAACTTCAGCGTCCTGGACTTCATCACCGACGTTAAGAACCGGGGCGCGATCACCGACGCGTGGTACCTGACCAGTGTCCAGGCCGGTTTCGAACCGTGGATCGGCGGCGCCGGGCTGGCCGTGACGGACTTCTCCGCCGCGGTGAACGGCGGGGGCACCAGCCCCAGCCCGTCCACCAGCCCCAGCCCGTCGACCTCGCCCAGCCAGCCGCCAACCGGAACTGCCTGCCGCGTCACCTACGCCACCAACGTCTGGAACACCGGGTTCACCGCCACCGTGACCGTGGCAAATACCGGCAGCAGCGCCGTCAACGGCTGGGCCCTGGACTTCGCGCTACCCGGCGGGCAGTCCGTGACCGGGTCCTGGAACGCCGCGCTGAGCGGGACGTCCGGGGCGATCACGGCGCGTAATGCCGCCCACAACGGCAGTCTTCCGGTGGGCGGCAGCACGTCGTTCGGTTTCCAGGGCTCCTACAGCGGCACGTTCGCGCCCCCCGCGACGTTCGCGCTCAACGGAACGGCCTGTACCCGCGCTTGAGCCCCGGCCGTCAGCTGATCAGGAAGTGTAGGTCGCGAAGCACTTCCGAGACGACGAGCGGGGGCAGTCCGGCCAGGTCGGCGGGGCGGATCCGCTCCAGGGTCTGGGGCGCGTCCGGCTCCTGCCAGTGGTACCCGGGGCCGAAGTCGATCTCGACCCCGGGGCCGTCCGGCCCGTCACGCAGCAAACCCTGATGGCCGTCGTCGAAGCTCCAGCCACGGGCAGTGAGCGAGAAGAGTTTGCCCGACGGCACAGAACGGCCGGTGAAAGCACTGAAGTCGGCGTCAGCGACCTCGAACAGTTCCCGGCCCACCTGCGGGAACGGCTGGATGATCGCGTAGTCGGCGAAGATCGTCGACCACTCGGCCCGGTCGTTCCCCAGGTGCCAGGGGTGCGGCAGGCCGACCGTCGCAGCCGGGTCGAGGGTCCACGTCTTGTCGTCGATGTCGGCGAACGTGCGGTCCTCGGCCGGGCGGAACGCGGTGACCGCCGACCCGTCCGCGGCGAACGTGGCCCACAGCAGCCGCCGGGTCAGGTGCCAGGTCAGCGGGTGCTCGACGAACAGTTCGGTGAACTCCGCCGCGGTCCAGCGGCGCTGGGTGACCATCGCCAGCTCCAGGGCGTACCGCCGCTCGGTGATGATGGTCTTCAGGTCTTTGCGCAGTTCGGTGTAGCGGGCTCGGGCGGCCTCGGCCAGCTCCGGGTCGTCGGTCGCCGCGGTCCGGGGCACCCGGCTCAGACGGTTGCCGCGCTCGTCGTGCAGGACGGTCTGCACCTGGTCGTCGAGGGTGATGGTGAACCGGCGCGGGCCGTAGTCCAGCGGCGTCAGGTCCGGTTCGGGGACGAGACGGTCGAGGAGCTGCTGCACCGTCACGCCCCGGGCCGTCGCGACCATGACCAGGTTCTCCGAGGCGCAGAGCTGGAGACCGGCATTCGGCGCCTTGCGGCTGAGCCGCAGTAGTTCACGCAGCGCGACGTCGGTGCCGATCCCGCCCAGGGCCTGGATGGCGTTGCGCATCCGGGCGTTCGCCTTCTTCGCCCACTCCGGGAAGAACGCCGTCAGCGCCGCAACCGTGCTGTCGTCGCCGAGCACCCCCAGCGCCAGCATCGCGAAGTTGGTGCGGGTCGGGTATTCGGCGGCCCGCCACTGTTCGAAGACGGTCCAGGCCAGTGCGGCCGCCGAGTGGTGCGCGCGAACCTCGGCGAGGTCCGGGTGCGGCTCGCCGACCGTGGACGCGGCCACCAGCTCGCACACCGTCTCCGGGGCGAACCGGCCGACCGCGGGCAGCGCTGCCACGACCAGCCAGTTCGGCAGGGACCGGGTCTTGGGGCGGGGAGCCGCTCCGGCCAGCTCGGGGAAGGCCAGCAGATGATCGCGGAGCAGTTCGTCGGCGATCCCGGTACCGGTTCTGGCCCGGAGCGCGCGCAGGGCGATCTCCGGTCGTTTACGGGCGGCGGCCAGGAACGTACTCCGGAAGTGTTTGCGATCGACCCGGTCGATGATCAGGCCGAGCGCGCCCTCGAACGGGATCGCGGCGAGGGCGGTGATCGCCCGCTTCTCGTCGTCGGTGCCGGCGAAGACGTTGCGGTAGCGGGACTCCTCCTGATCGTCGAGCAGGGTGGCCCAGGCCGTGCCGAGCCCCGCGCCCCCACCTGCGACGATCTGTTCGGCCCGGGCCTTCGCCTCGACCGGTAGCCGCCGGTCGGTGACCAGGTGAGCGGCGAGCAGGTCGGCGTAGATCGGGAACCGGCCCTCGGCGTCGAGTTCGGTGAGCACCCGCACCGCCCGGACCGGGTAGCGGGTCAGGACTCCGGACTTGAGGAAGGAGCCGCTGCGGACCGACGTGCCCTCGAAACACTCCCGGCAGAGCGCGCGGAACGCCTCGTCGGTCGGGATCACCGACAGCAGGCGGAGGCCGTCCGGGTTGAGCGGGCGGACGCCTGGCCACCAGGGCGAATCCACCAGCCGCAGCAGTTTCGCGTAGAACGGCGTGGCGAGCAGCGCGCCCGCCTCCGGGCCGACGCCGTCCAGGACCGTGCCGACATTGCCGTGCTGGCTGTACGGAGACAGGTCGGCGACGACGTGGTCGCGCAGTTGTTCCAGGTGGGTGATCGTGCTCGCCGCGAACAGCAGGAGCACGCTCAGATGCCGGTGATCACCTTCGGACATCTCCTCGCCGCCGGAGTCGTCGGCCGCCCACTCCGCGGCCGCCGCGCAGTCCTCGTCGACCCAGCCGGTCTCGGTCGGGATCAGGAACGAGGCGAGGATCCGGCCGATCGGGGTGGTGCGGCCCGCGGCGAGGACGGTGCGGGCGTCGTCGTACTCCGCGTCCGGGGCGGTGGCCAGGCGCGCCCGGACGAACTGCGCCGCGTCCCGGAGCCGGCCCAGGTCGATGGCACGCCAGCCCTGCTCGTACGTCTCCGGGTTCGAGGGGTCGACCTCCCAGAGCGACCCGGTGGTGACGAACTCGCCCATCGCCGCCACCATCCGCACCCCGAAGCCGGTGCCGAAGTGGGCGACGGCCGGTTCCACGATCGACGCCTCGAGGATGGCGACGGTCAGCACCGCGACCGCGGCGCCCCGGGGGTCCGCCGGGCCGGGCTCCTCGGTGTCGAGCCAGGGCCGCACGAAACGGTCACCGGCCGCGGCGAGATCAGGGTCGTGGAGCACCGCGCGGTCGTCGGGCAGATAGCCGTTGCTCTCGATGTATCGCAGTGCCTCACGCAGCTCAGCGGCCGAGTCCTCCGGAGTCTCCGGCGGCGGCACGGCGAAGCCACCGCGCCGCGGCATGATCTCCTGCCAGTCCGTGGGCAGTGCCCAGGCGTCCTCGTCCGGCAGCACCAGCTTGCCCATCAATCTCCCCAGGTCGATCCGTCTAGGCGTGCGACGGATCCGCGTGCGGGAAGTCCCACAGCAGGTAGTCACCGACCGGGGCGAAGCCCATGCCGGTGTAGACCGGGACACCGGCCGGGGTCGCCTGCAGCACTGCCGTGACGGCACCCCCGGCCGCGCCGTCGCCGATCACCCGCGCGGTCACCGACCGACCGAACCCACGGTTGCGGGATTCCGGTCGCACCCCCACAAAATAGACGCCGATCGTACGGTCCTTCGGAACCGACACCCCCGCGGCCACCGCCACGACCCGCCCCTCGGAGCGTCCCAGGTACAGCTGGAACCGTTCGTCGGCGACCGTCTCCGGCCCGCAGATCGCTTCGAGAAGCTTCGGCTCGTACCCGAAACTGTCCGCCGCGCAGTCCACGAACTCCTGCACGTCGTCCACGGTCCGGGCCACCTCGACGACCAGGCCGTCGGCCCGTACCGCCGCGTCCTCGCTGGCGACGGCATCCCGGCTCATGATCGGGTACAGCGGTTCCCGCTCGACGCCGCGGACCGTGGTCACCGACGCGGGCCCGGAGCTGACGACCCGCCAGGGCAGGCCCCGTTTCCCGAAATAGCCCGCCGCCTCGGCGATCGACTCCTCGTCGTCAGCCCGGCAGTGCACCTGGTTGTAGGCGGCGCCGTCGATCCCGGTATCGACCATCACTCCACGGGGCAGCTTCCAGTAGGTGCCGCTGGTGCAGCGAGCCAGGTGAAGCCAGAAGGACAAATGGTTCGTATGTAGTTCCCGTAGCACGCCGCCATGCTACTGGCCGCCACTTACTTCTCCGCGGCCTCGGCCTTGGCGGGGCCTACTTCTCCGCGGCCTTGGCCTTGGCGGCGCGGCGGCGGTCGATCGAGTCGACCAGGGTCTCACTGACGTCGCGGCGGGCCTTGCGGAGCAGGAAGACCGAGAGCAGCATGCTGACCGCCATGGCGATGAGCGCCCGCAGGAAGATGTCCATCTCCAGCGGGAGCACGGTCAGCACGGCGAAGGCCGCCAGGAAGAGGCCCAGCCGGGCGAGAGCGAGGAACAACACGGAACGCATGGCTCCCATGATGACCGACCGGCTGGGCCGGACGTCAGGAGGTGCGGCGGAATGTGGCGTCGGCCTGGGCTGTCGCGGTGGTGATCGGGTCGATGCGGAGCACGTAGTCACTGTGCCTGATGTAGCGGTCCGGGAAGTTGTAGGACTGGAACGACTGCCACGTGGTGTCGGCGAGGCCGGCCACCTGACGGAACGTCGCGTCGGCGCGGTAGGTGGTGGTGCCGGTGTTCGGTTCCAGGCGCAGCACATAGTTGTTGTGGCGCAGGTAGTGGCCGGGGAAGTTGACCGACTCGAAGGACACCGCACTGGAGTCGGCGAGGCCGGCGACGATGCGGAACTGGGCGTCCAGGGCGGGTGTCACGGTCGGGTCGATGCGGACGGCGTAGTTGCTGTGGCGTACGAAACGGTCCGGGAAGTTGTAGGACTGCAGCCGTTGGACGGTGACCGCGCCCGGGTTGCCGAGTTCACCGGACGGCCCGGCCAGGACGGTGGTGCCGGCGACCGGGACGCCCAGGTTGGGGGTGCCGTCCGGGTTCCAGGAGATGCGCTGGGCCCGGCTGGTGCGGGTGGTGCCGCAGCCCTGCGAGGCCGAGTCGTTGGCGTGGTAGACGATCCAGTCCTCGGTGCCGTCCGGGGACTTGAAGAACGTGTGGTGGGCCGGGCCGTACGCGCCGTTGCTGTCGTTGCGCTGGAACAACGGGTTGGCGATCTTGGTCCAGTTGCCGCGGACCAGCGGGTTGGTGCCGGTGAGTTCCAGGCCGCCGATCTTGTAGTCCGGGGTGCCGCAATAGCTCGCCGAGTAGGTCAGGAAGGTGCGCCCGTTGCGCTGCAGCGGGTATGGCCCCTCGTTGACCGGGTTGCCCACCTTCTCCCAGGTGTACGTGGGCTCGGAGATGATCGTGCCGAGCGCCGCCGGCGTCCACGGGTTGGTCAGGCGGGAGATGAACAGGCTCTGCAGGCCGCCGTTCTCGAAACCGCTGTTGTTGTTGAACGCCGAGAACACGAAGTAGTTGACCCCGGCGACGGTCAGCACGCTGCCGTCGATGGACCAGCCGTTGTCCGGCATCAGGACCAGGGCGCCCTTGTACGTGTAAGGGCCCATCGGATCCGTGCCGGCGCTCTCCAGGACGTGCTGACGTTGCCCTCCGCAGCAGGCCGAAGGGCCGGCCGAGTAGTAGAGGTACCAGCGCTGCCCGTTCGGCCCGTCGAGCAGGTGCAGGCTGGGCGCCCACATGTTCGACACCGCGTTCGGCTGCGACATGGTGAACACGGTCGTCTCCGCCGCGGTGCGCAGCCCGGCGACGGTGGCCGACTTACGGATGTAGATACGGCCGGTCCAGGTGGTGGCGGCGTAGTAGTAGCTGCCGTTGTGGTAGCCGAGCCACGGGT from Actinoplanes derwentensis includes these protein-coding regions:
- a CDS encoding SDR family oxidoreductase; protein product: MRIAVAGGTGLAGRLVVAALEAGGHTAVTLARAAGVDLKTGSGLDAALAGADAVIDASNVNTMNKAAAIAFFDQAGRHLLAAADRAGVQHLITLSIVGVDRVKNPYYAGKLRQEEIVRSGPVPWTILRATQFHDFAGQLLAGVPGPVAVVPSGKIQPVAVREAAAALADIAQDRPQGMAPELAGPRTEALTDMARRLIAAGGARRRPVLPVYLPGGMSSGGLLPTGPGPRGTVTFSDWLAAQSFAPA
- a CDS encoding SAM-dependent methyltransferase — encoded protein: MTFDRLDTGVAHPARRYNYWLGGKDNFAADRESGDLLAKSYPAARIAARANRAFLRRAVGYLTAEAGIRQFLDVGTGLPTADNTHEVAQRIAPDSRIVYVDHDPMVMVHARALLTSADEGQTRYIEADLREPERILAGLEILDLSKPVGLILVAVVHFLPSQEQAVTAVRTLLDALPSGSHLVMTLATTDLLTPELKANWDEALRSGRSDVHPRTRTQVEEFVVALELVEPGISAISEWRPDPTDDEQPTPVEASLFGVVARKP
- a CDS encoding lysyl oxidase family protein, translated to MTDPTNHRRLRSRLLTLGAVTGTLALTAAGVGVAQAAAAPPALQFRAATSAVTAERYEYDGETWLSFNLGLHVVAGQDAFEVWAKRTGYDKPITAERTVVQNGKKKKVALPAGTVTDFWGLKDFTKITIVDEAGKPVTEYTTAFCGNSWGSARTRPDAPATNPYPTSCGGYNPFTLGQVWGVQAGWSSDVPDQPEYDGKIPEFDLAPGKYTATATVNPAYQQLFGIPAASSTATVAVTVVDESRSGEAGLLAARKADTTQEPSSAPPLEDEHALHAGQGDAARQVSSYLPEFRAPAKRPANTLKAAPAAGPKPDLRSLPAWGISLSEEEGKTFINFGATVWNAGTSPLLVDGFRRSGTDAGLMDAYQYFFDAKGNQVGSKQAGTMEWDAREGHKHWHFTDFAQYNLLAADKVLAVRSGKEAFCLANTDSVDYTITGAKWRPENTSLETSCGADTVVAVREVLDIGSGDTYTQDRPGQSFEITDLPNGTYYIEVLANPERKLAELSTTNNTALREVILGGTPEQRTLTVPPVHGIDG
- a CDS encoding GH12 family glycosyl hydrolase domain-containing protein, coding for MNRSLHALFAAGLLATAGLTALTLSEPARADAQICEQYGYTTIGGRYLVMNNRWGTTAEQCIDVTNTGFTITSQQGTGNTSGAPVSYPAVYFGCHYTRCSPGTNLPLRVSAITSATSSVSYNFVSGATYNASYDIWLDPAPKTDGVNAQEIMIWFNRQGSIQPIGSRVGTTTIGGRSFEVWQGSNGANAVVSYLATTAISSWNFSVLDFITDVKNRGAITDAWYLTSVQAGFEPWIGGAGLAVTDFSAAVNGGGTSPSPSTSPSPSTSPSQPPTGTACRVTYATNVWNTGFTATVTVANTGSSAVNGWALDFALPGGQSVTGSWNAALSGTSGAITARNAAHNGSLPVGGSTSFGFQGSYSGTFAPPATFALNGTACTRA
- a CDS encoding DUF4132 domain-containing protein, whose protein sequence is MGKLVLPDEDAWALPTDWQEIMPRRGGFAVPPPETPEDSAAELREALRYIESNGYLPDDRAVLHDPDLAAAGDRFVRPWLDTEEPGPADPRGAAVAVLTVAILEASIVEPAVAHFGTGFGVRMVAAMGEFVTTGSLWEVDPSNPETYEQGWRAIDLGRLRDAAQFVRARLATAPDAEYDDARTVLAAGRTTPIGRILASFLIPTETGWVDEDCAAAAEWAADDSGGEEMSEGDHRHLSVLLLFAASTITHLEQLRDHVVADLSPYSQHGNVGTVLDGVGPEAGALLATPFYAKLLRLVDSPWWPGVRPLNPDGLRLLSVIPTDEAFRALCRECFEGTSVRSGSFLKSGVLTRYPVRAVRVLTELDAEGRFPIYADLLAAHLVTDRRLPVEAKARAEQIVAGGGAGLGTAWATLLDDQEESRYRNVFAGTDDEKRAITALAAIPFEGALGLIIDRVDRKHFRSTFLAAARKRPEIALRALRARTGTGIADELLRDHLLAFPELAGAAPRPKTRSLPNWLVVAALPAVGRFAPETVCELVAASTVGEPHPDLAEVRAHHSAAALAWTVFEQWRAAEYPTRTNFAMLALGVLGDDSTVAALTAFFPEWAKKANARMRNAIQALGGIGTDVALRELLRLSRKAPNAGLQLCASENLVMVATARGVTVQQLLDRLVPEPDLTPLDYGPRRFTITLDDQVQTVLHDERGNRLSRVPRTAATDDPELAEAARARYTELRKDLKTIITERRYALELAMVTQRRWTAAEFTELFVEHPLTWHLTRRLLWATFAADGSAVTAFRPAEDRTFADIDDKTWTLDPAATVGLPHPWHLGNDRAEWSTIFADYAIIQPFPQVGRELFEVADADFSAFTGRSVPSGKLFSLTARGWSFDDGHQGLLRDGPDGPGVEIDFGPGYHWQEPDAPQTLERIRPADLAGLPPLVVSEVLRDLHFLIS
- a CDS encoding GNAT family N-acetyltransferase codes for the protein MSFWLHLARCTSGTYWKLPRGVMVDTGIDGAAYNQVHCRADDEESIAEAAGYFGKRGLPWRVVSSGPASVTTVRGVEREPLYPIMSRDAVASEDAAVRADGLVVEVARTVDDVQEFVDCAADSFGYEPKLLEAICGPETVADERFQLYLGRSEGRVVAVAAGVSVPKDRTIGVYFVGVRPESRNRGFGRSVTARVIGDGAAGGAVTAVLQATPAGVPVYTGMGFAPVGDYLLWDFPHADPSHA
- a CDS encoding DUF4229 domain-containing protein, giving the protein MRSVLFLALARLGLFLAAFAVLTVLPLEMDIFLRALIAMAVSMLLSVFLLRKARRDVSETLVDSIDRRRAAKAKAAEK
- a CDS encoding family 43 glycosylhydrolase, translated to MRLRSMLTAIVLLLAVLVAPAPASAAPGATFQNPVVGTPNSADPWLGYHNGSYYYAATTWTGRIYIRKSATVAGLRTAAETTVFTMSQPNAVSNMWAPSLHLLDGPNGQRWYLYYSAGPSACCGGQRQHVLESAGTDPMGPYTYKGALVLMPDNGWSIDGSVLTVAGVNYFVFSAFNNNSGFENGGLQSLFISRLTNPWTPAALGTIISEPTYTWEKVGNPVNEGPYPLQRNGRTFLTYSASYCGTPDYKIGGLELTGTNPLVRGNWTKIANPLFQRNDSNGAYGPAHHTFFKSPDGTEDWIVYHANDSASQGCGTTRTSRAQRISWNPDGTPNLGVPVAGTTVLAGPSGELGNPGAVTVQRLQSYNFPDRFVRHSNYAVRIDPTVTPALDAQFRIVAGLADSSAVSFESVNFPGHYLRHNNYVLRLEPNTGTTTYRADATFRQVAGLADTTWQSFQSYNFPDRYIRHSDYVLRIDPITTATAQADATFRRTS